A section of the Falco biarmicus isolate bFalBia1 chromosome 3, bFalBia1.pri, whole genome shotgun sequence genome encodes:
- the LOC130145844 gene encoding transcription factor HES-5-like — MAPSTVFMEPDNLLTPKEKNKLRKPVVEKMRRDRINSSIEQLKLLLEKEFQRHQPNSKLEKADILEMTVSYLKQQSQLQMKAAGSFHKNSQFDFREGYSRCLQEAFHFLSLHKVRTETQTKLLSHFQKSQSAAAEVAYSPGNPSTLKQASPKDTSTLWRPW, encoded by the exons ATGGCTCCCAGCACTGTTTTCATGGAGCCCGACAACCTACTGAcaccaaaggagaaaaacaaa CTGAGGAAGCCGGTGGTGGAGAAAATGCGCCGTGACCGGATTAACAGCAGCATCGAGCAGCTGAAACTGCTCCTGGAGAAGGAGTTTCAGAGGCACCAGCCCAACTCCAAGCTGGAGAAAGCCGACATCCTGGAGATGACTGTCAGCTACctgaagcagcagagccagctgcagaTGAAGG CTGCAGGATCCTTCCATAAAAACTCTCAGTTTGACTTCAGAGAGGGCTATTCGAGATGTTTGCAAGaagcttttcatttcctctctcTTCATAAAGTCCGAACTGAAACACAGACCAAACTTTTAAGCCACTTCCAGAAGAGCCagtcagctgctgcagaggtcGCCTATTCCCCTGGGAACCCCAGCACCCTGAAGCAAGCATCGCCAAAAGACACCAGTACTCTCTGGAGGCCCTGGTAG
- the TNFRSF14 gene encoding tumor necrosis factor receptor superfamily member 14, with protein sequence MGQRPRAAPNAGRPLRRRGAPQLREPARRTMRLVFAVVLVMQLDCVEALECGLGEYPIGAECCLMCAAGLRVFKHCTANSSTMCVPCVEDTYTDHPNGLEHCRKCKLCDKGANLVPEVACTYTKNTVCGCPPEYFCSYLGSEDCELCQRYTVCFPGSMVKERGTKTTDNVCEACPPGTSSTANMSHSCIPWSKLKKNGWVQGENGNSSSASSVTVIVCSVVVAVLVIAVGLTSIWKWRKRKNYVPPVQESRSEQQSQALILTVEHTDQTTVPVQETGAGPEETSIE encoded by the exons ATGGGGCAGCGGCCCCGGGCTGCGCCGAACGCGGGGCGGCCGCTGAGGCGCCGCGGAGCCCCGCAGCTGCGGGAGCCTGCCCGGCGGACCATGCGCCTG GTTTTTGCCGTTGTGCTCGTCATGCAGCTGGACTGTGTGGAAGCCTTAGAATGTGGGCTGGGAGAATATCCCATAGGTGCAGAGTGCTGCCTCATGTGTGCTGCTG GACTTCGGGTTTTCAAGCACTGCACTGCAAATTCCAGCACCATGTGCGTACCTTGTGTTGAGGATACGTACACAGATCATCCCAATGGTTTAGAACACTGCAGGAAATGTAAACTGTGTGATAAAG GAGCCAACCTAGTGCCAGAAGTAGCATGTACCTATACGAAGAATACTGTGTGTGGCTGTCCGCCTGAGTATTTCTGCAGTTATTTGGGGAGTGAAGACTGTGAACTTTGTCAGCGCTACACTGTCTGCTTTCCTGGCAGTATGGTAAAAGAAAGGG GCACAAAGACCACTGACAATGTGTGTGAAGCCTGTCCTCCTGGAACCTCCTCAACAGCCAACATGTCTCACAGTTGTATACCATGGTCCAA ACTTAAGAAGAACGGCTGGGTACAAGGAGAGAACGGGAATTCTTCCTCAGCTTCCTCCGTTACAGTAATTGTTTGTTCTGTTGTCGTTGCCGTGCTAGTTATTGCAGTTGGTCTTACATCTATCTggaaatggaggaaaaggaaaaattatgtGCCAC cGGTGCAGGAATCAAGG AGTGAACAGCAGAGTCAGGCTTTGATACTAACTGTGGAGCATACGGATCAAACAACTGTTCCTGTGCAGGAAACTGGTGCTGGGCCTGAAGAAACCAGTATTGAATAG